A single Blastococcus colisei DNA region contains:
- a CDS encoding SCO6745 family protein: MVSADHFDPALVGRAHRAIDPLHSQLYFAPEQDEYLGATGLRPGRMSYFAGRAAPMGAVGAGVVTATFYNFSPSLVAHMIPRAWTLASPEQVLAARLEAARASLTRLLGEAAGSGEVAELAGLMREACDGLTAEGRPLYAGHADLPWPEEPLPALWHGATLLREHRGDGHVAVLLHAGLTGLEALVTHCATGRGFTQAAAQATRGWRDEEWAAACAALAERGLLDDTGLTADGQELRARIEVQTDALAADPWLSLGAEKTARVVELGKGLSRTVAEAGAFGQGIFGR, translated from the coding sequence ATGGTCAGCGCCGATCACTTCGACCCCGCCCTCGTCGGTCGCGCCCACCGCGCGATCGATCCGCTGCACTCGCAGCTGTACTTCGCCCCGGAGCAGGACGAGTACCTCGGCGCGACCGGGCTGCGGCCGGGGCGCATGTCGTACTTCGCCGGTCGCGCGGCGCCCATGGGTGCCGTCGGGGCGGGGGTCGTGACGGCGACCTTCTACAACTTCTCGCCGTCGCTGGTCGCGCACATGATCCCGCGCGCCTGGACGCTCGCCTCGCCGGAGCAGGTGCTGGCCGCCCGGCTGGAGGCCGCGCGCGCGTCGCTCACCCGGCTGCTGGGGGAGGCGGCCGGATCCGGCGAGGTCGCCGAGCTGGCCGGGCTGATGCGCGAGGCCTGCGACGGCCTGACCGCCGAGGGGCGCCCGCTCTACGCCGGACACGCGGACCTGCCCTGGCCCGAGGAGCCGCTGCCGGCGTTGTGGCACGGCGCCACCCTGCTGCGCGAGCACCGCGGCGACGGGCACGTCGCCGTCCTGCTGCACGCCGGGCTCACCGGCCTGGAGGCGCTGGTCACCCACTGCGCCACCGGGCGGGGATTCACCCAGGCCGCCGCCCAGGCCACCCGCGGCTGGCGCGACGAGGAGTGGGCCGCCGCCTGCGCCGCACTCGCCGAGCGCGGACTCCTCGACGACACCGGTCTCACCGCGGACGGGCAGGAGCTGCGCGCGCGCATCGAGGTGCAGACCGACGCGCTCGCCGCCGACCCCTGGCTCTCCCTGGGCGCCGAGAAGACGGCACGGGTCGTCGAGCTGGGCAAGGGGCTCTCCCGCACGGTGGCCGAGGCCGGCGCCTTCGGGCAGGGCATCTTCGGCCGCTGA
- a CDS encoding magnesium and cobalt transport protein CorA yields the protein MTERRLAPLSALTTLTRRPPRVESRVPAPQTSAPEPRSRIVDNAVYSEGRRVATPATAEESREELAAGEDRLAWLGLYRPEPGELGELAELYDLPELAVEDAIKAHQRPKFERYGSTLFVVLKAARYLDASEEVEFGELHLFLGADFAITVRHSESPDLSRVRRRLESEPALLAKGSEAVLYATLDAVVDGYRPVVDGLATDIDEIETEVFRGDPGVSRRIYELSQEVLEFQRAAVPLTGILAAITAGFDKYGVDEELRSYLRDVADHVTQVNERADAFRLQLRDILTVNATLVAQRQNEEIRELTEASIAQGEEVKKISAWAAILFAPTLVGTVYGMNFDEMPELDWHLGYPFALLLMVGVSLTLYAVFKRRDWI from the coding sequence ATGACCGAGCGCCGTCTCGCGCCGCTGAGCGCCCTCACCACGCTGACCCGCCGTCCGCCGCGGGTGGAGTCGCGGGTTCCGGCACCCCAGACGTCCGCGCCGGAGCCGCGCTCCAGGATCGTGGACAACGCCGTCTACTCGGAGGGACGGCGGGTGGCGACGCCCGCGACCGCCGAGGAGAGCCGCGAGGAGCTGGCCGCGGGCGAGGACCGCCTCGCGTGGCTGGGGCTCTACCGGCCGGAACCGGGGGAGCTCGGTGAGCTGGCCGAGCTCTACGACCTCCCGGAGCTGGCGGTCGAGGACGCGATCAAGGCCCACCAGCGGCCGAAGTTCGAGCGCTACGGGAGCACGCTGTTCGTCGTCCTCAAGGCCGCCCGGTACCTGGACGCGAGCGAGGAGGTCGAGTTCGGCGAGCTGCACCTGTTCCTGGGAGCCGACTTCGCGATCACGGTGCGGCACAGCGAGTCGCCGGACCTCTCGCGGGTCCGCCGCCGGCTGGAGAGCGAGCCCGCGCTGCTGGCCAAGGGCAGCGAGGCGGTGCTGTACGCGACGCTGGACGCCGTCGTCGACGGGTACCGCCCGGTCGTCGACGGGCTGGCGACCGACATCGACGAGATCGAGACCGAGGTCTTCCGCGGCGACCCCGGGGTGTCCCGGCGCATCTACGAGCTCTCGCAGGAGGTGCTCGAGTTCCAGCGGGCGGCCGTGCCACTGACCGGCATCCTCGCCGCGATCACCGCGGGATTCGACAAGTACGGCGTCGACGAGGAACTGCGCAGCTACCTGCGCGACGTCGCCGACCACGTCACCCAGGTCAACGAGCGGGCCGACGCGTTCCGGCTGCAGCTGCGCGACATCCTCACCGTCAACGCGACCCTGGTCGCCCAGCGGCAGAACGAGGAGATCCGCGAGCTGACCGAGGCCTCGATCGCCCAGGGCGAGGAGGTCAAGAAGATCTCGGCGTGGGCGGCCATCCTGTTCGCCCCCACCCTGGTCGGCACCGTCTACGGGATGAACTTCGACGAGATGCCGGAGCTGGACTGGCACCTCGGCTACCCGTTCGCGCTCCTGCTGATGGTCGGTGTGAGCCTCACGCTCTACGCCGTCTTCAAGCGCCGCGACTGGATCTGA
- a CDS encoding helix-turn-helix transcriptional regulator has protein sequence MPDTQQLRIGRDAITTRAWTQAYEALSAADGDGELGADDLDRLAIAAYLTGHDDAYEHALDRAVRLLLDGEDLRRAARTAFWLALGLFRLGEPARAGGWLSRAHRALAEDGDRPCAEQGLLLVPAGLQRLFSGDGEGAAEVFQQVVDVGARFRDPDVTAFGVLGSGQAMVACGDRERGLALLDEAMVAVTGRDVSPITVGIVYCAVIENCHLAFDLHRAREWTAELTRWCAAQPDLVPYRGQCLVHRAQVLALEGHWSQATEEMRRARERLADPPGQPAVGMAWYETGELLRRQGRHGEAEDCYRRASQHGHPPQPGMLLLRLAQGREEDARAAIDAALSTATSGGARWHLLAAASEVCCACGDTSAARAAADELDEVARQQTGEWLRAIAATAVGSVLLAEGSAREAGAVLRGAFEAWRELHVPYEAARVRLLLGEVSAALGDTDGALLEWDAARYTFEELGALDELARVEARLSPEPRSRPSGLTEREVEVLRLVARGCTNREIADALVLSEHTVRRHLQNVFGRLGVSSRAAAATFAVRHDLI, from the coding sequence ATGCCGGATACGCAGCAGCTGAGGATCGGGCGGGACGCGATCACCACCCGGGCGTGGACGCAGGCCTACGAGGCCCTGTCCGCAGCCGACGGGGACGGCGAACTGGGCGCCGACGACCTCGACCGCCTGGCGATCGCGGCCTATCTGACCGGGCACGACGACGCCTACGAGCACGCCCTCGATCGCGCCGTCCGTCTCCTCCTGGACGGGGAGGACCTGCGTCGGGCGGCGCGCACCGCGTTCTGGCTGGCGCTGGGCCTGTTCCGGCTCGGCGAGCCGGCCCGCGCCGGAGGATGGCTGTCCCGTGCCCACCGGGCCCTGGCCGAGGACGGCGATCGGCCGTGCGCCGAGCAGGGCCTGCTGCTGGTCCCCGCCGGATTGCAGCGCCTGTTCTCCGGGGACGGGGAGGGGGCGGCCGAGGTCTTCCAGCAGGTGGTCGACGTCGGGGCACGGTTCCGGGACCCGGACGTCACCGCGTTCGGTGTGCTCGGCTCCGGCCAGGCGATGGTCGCCTGCGGCGACCGCGAGCGAGGCCTCGCGCTGCTCGACGAGGCGATGGTCGCCGTCACCGGGAGGGACGTCTCGCCGATCACCGTCGGCATCGTCTACTGCGCGGTGATCGAGAACTGCCACCTGGCGTTCGACCTGCACCGGGCCCGGGAGTGGACCGCCGAGCTCACCCGGTGGTGCGCCGCGCAGCCCGACCTCGTGCCGTACCGGGGGCAGTGCCTGGTCCACCGGGCCCAGGTGCTCGCGCTCGAGGGGCACTGGTCGCAGGCCACGGAAGAGATGCGGCGGGCGCGTGAACGACTGGCGGATCCGCCGGGGCAGCCCGCCGTGGGCATGGCCTGGTACGAGACCGGGGAGTTGCTGCGCCGGCAGGGCCGGCACGGAGAGGCCGAGGACTGCTACCGGCGGGCCAGCCAGCACGGTCATCCGCCGCAGCCGGGAATGCTCCTGCTGCGCCTGGCGCAGGGCCGGGAGGAGGACGCCCGCGCGGCGATCGACGCGGCGCTGTCGACGGCGACCTCCGGCGGTGCCCGCTGGCACCTGCTGGCGGCCGCGAGCGAGGTGTGCTGCGCGTGCGGGGACACCTCCGCGGCCCGCGCGGCCGCCGACGAGCTGGACGAGGTCGCCCGGCAGCAGACCGGGGAGTGGCTACGGGCCATCGCCGCGACGGCCGTCGGGAGCGTGCTCCTGGCCGAGGGCAGCGCGCGGGAAGCGGGCGCGGTGCTGCGCGGGGCCTTCGAGGCGTGGCGCGAGCTGCACGTCCCGTACGAGGCCGCACGCGTGCGGCTCCTGCTCGGTGAGGTCTCCGCCGCGCTGGGCGACACCGACGGCGCGCTCCTCGAGTGGGATGCCGCCCGGTACACCTTCGAGGAACTGGGGGCGCTCGATGAATTGGCCCGCGTCGAGGCCCGCCTCTCCCCGGAGCCACGGTCGCGCCCCAGCGGGCTGACCGAGCGGGAGGTGGAGGTGCTCCGGCTGGTGGCTCGGGGCTGCACCAACCGCGAGATCGCGGACGCGCTCGTGCTCAGCGAGCACACCGTCCGGCGGCACCTGCAGAACGTGTTCGGCCGCCTGGGGGTCTCCTCGCGGGCGGCCGCCGCCACGTTCGCGGTGCGGCACGACCTGATCTGA
- a CDS encoding VOC family protein produces MPSFTLTAAVLGTPDPRGLARFYQRLLDWPLRDDTDEWATLRPADGSTGLSFQREPGHVPPVWPPEPGTQQMQQHLDILVDDLAAACAVAEDAGAEHLGGHEDDAEIVRVYRDPAGHPFCLFVRR; encoded by the coding sequence ATGCCGAGCTTCACCCTCACCGCCGCCGTCCTCGGCACCCCCGACCCGCGTGGGCTGGCCCGCTTCTACCAGCGGCTGCTCGACTGGCCGTTGCGGGACGACACCGACGAGTGGGCGACCCTGCGACCGGCCGACGGCAGCACGGGATTGTCGTTCCAGCGGGAGCCCGGTCACGTGCCGCCGGTGTGGCCGCCGGAGCCCGGGACGCAGCAGATGCAGCAGCACCTCGACATCCTGGTCGACGACCTGGCGGCAGCCTGCGCGGTCGCGGAGGACGCCGGGGCGGAGCACCTGGGCGGGCACGAGGACGACGCGGAGATCGTGCGGGTCTACCGCGACCCTGCCGGGCACCCCTTCTGCCTGTTCGTGCGCCGCTGA
- a CDS encoding SLC13 family permease, translated as MTATEREQGKVQARTDVDAAFRGSATYRSLGEQQLSPAEEKFEKGRRTVGLFLAPVVTIVFALLPLDLPRDQHLLAAVLLGVIVLWITEPVPIPIGGLIGVGAIVVLGVVPADDALTPFGSTTVFTFIGAFILAAAMLKHGVARRFAMFILSLKWVGASTARVIIAFGFITAVLSAFVSNTATVAMLLPTAIGILSVIAKLLQDKELVTSDFDPLRLRVGVALMLMLAYGAGVGGLLTPVGSPPNLIGRGLIEEATGERIGFLDWMLMALPICALMFVALTIVLLLINKPEIKRIEGVHEYVQKERAEIGPFSGAERNTLIAFGITVALWIFPGVIALTAGTESELYATISDRLDEGIVAVLGASLLFLLPTDWKSREFTLRWSDAATIDWGTILLFGTGIIFGSLLASTGLAETIGQASADSLGLTSTFAITIFAVILAIIISETTSNTASAAVVVPIIIPVAVAAGVNPFVPALAATFAASFGFMLPVSTPQNAIVYGSGVVPITKMIRSGISFDVLGALLIVVLLPVLVDLVLGSVG; from the coding sequence ATGACCGCGACCGAGCGGGAGCAGGGCAAGGTTCAGGCTCGGACCGACGTGGACGCCGCCTTCCGGGGCAGCGCCACCTACCGCAGCCTGGGGGAGCAGCAGCTCAGCCCGGCCGAGGAGAAGTTCGAGAAGGGCCGCCGCACCGTCGGGTTGTTCCTCGCGCCGGTGGTGACGATCGTCTTCGCGCTGCTGCCGCTCGACCTGCCGCGCGACCAGCACCTGCTCGCCGCGGTGCTGCTCGGCGTCATCGTCCTGTGGATCACCGAGCCCGTGCCGATCCCGATCGGCGGTCTCATCGGCGTCGGGGCGATCGTCGTGCTCGGGGTGGTGCCCGCCGACGACGCGCTGACGCCGTTCGGCTCGACGACCGTCTTCACCTTCATCGGCGCGTTCATCCTCGCCGCGGCCATGCTCAAGCACGGGGTGGCCCGGCGCTTCGCGATGTTCATCCTGTCGCTGAAGTGGGTGGGTGCCTCGACCGCGCGGGTGATCATCGCCTTCGGCTTCATCACCGCGGTGCTGTCGGCGTTCGTGTCCAACACGGCGACCGTGGCCATGCTGCTGCCGACGGCGATCGGCATCCTGTCGGTCATCGCCAAGCTGCTCCAGGACAAGGAGCTGGTGACGTCGGACTTCGACCCGCTTCGCCTGCGGGTCGGCGTCGCGCTGATGCTGATGCTGGCCTACGGCGCCGGCGTCGGTGGCCTGCTCACCCCGGTCGGCAGCCCGCCCAACCTGATCGGCCGCGGGCTGATCGAGGAGGCCACCGGCGAACGGATCGGCTTCCTCGACTGGATGCTGATGGCGCTGCCGATCTGCGCCCTGATGTTCGTGGCGCTGACCATCGTCCTGCTGCTGATCAACAAGCCGGAGATCAAGCGGATCGAGGGCGTGCACGAGTACGTCCAGAAGGAGCGGGCCGAGATCGGTCCCTTCTCCGGCGCCGAACGCAACACCCTCATCGCGTTCGGCATCACCGTCGCACTGTGGATCTTCCCGGGTGTCATCGCGCTGACCGCCGGCACCGAGTCCGAGCTCTACGCGACGATCAGCGACCGGCTCGACGAGGGCATCGTCGCCGTCCTCGGCGCCTCCCTGCTGTTCTTGCTGCCGACGGACTGGAAGTCGCGGGAGTTCACCCTGCGCTGGAGCGACGCGGCGACGATCGACTGGGGCACGATCCTGCTGTTCGGGACCGGGATCATCTTCGGCTCGCTCCTGGCGAGCACCGGTCTGGCCGAGACCATCGGTCAGGCATCGGCGGACTCGCTCGGTCTGACCAGCACGTTCGCGATCACGATCTTCGCGGTGATCCTGGCCATCATCATCAGCGAGACGACGTCGAACACCGCGTCGGCCGCGGTCGTCGTGCCGATCATCATCCCGGTGGCCGTGGCCGCGGGGGTCAACCCGTTCGTCCCGGCACTGGCGGCGACCTTCGCGGCCTCGTTCGGCTTCATGCTGCCGGTGTCGACGCCGCAGAACGCGATCGTGTACGGCTCCGGTGTCGTGCCGATCACGAAGATGATCCGGTCCGGGATCTCCTTCGACGTGCTCGGCGCCCTGCTCATCGTGGTGCTGCTGCCCGTGCTGGTCGACCTGGTGCTGGGATCCGTCGGCTGA
- a CDS encoding GNAT family N-acetyltransferase, translating to MTDLPALPDGLTVRPLTADDVTDAAALMAAAETIDDTGEHWSPDDLTEYWVNDLIDLARDTLAVRTPGNELVAWATVLALPTFREAFRINLEARVHPAWRGRGIGRALLGWQLERGREIHADRHPGSPAVLSVAAFTSMTSLEGLLRRAGLVQARWYFMMERPLTDLPAVPAVEGAELGPFSWDRNDEVRRAHNAAFTEHHGSAERDETTWRTLFTGQRAFRPELSALAVADGAVVAYCLAYVFEADTAANGYEAVDLGQIGVLPSARGRGLAKATIAAVLRAAAERGVRDATLQVDSENVSGALALYEGLGFTRRRTSTAWEQPVPPAGADRPQ from the coding sequence GTGACCGACCTTCCCGCTCTGCCCGACGGCCTGACCGTCCGCCCGTTGACCGCCGACGACGTGACCGACGCCGCCGCACTGATGGCCGCCGCGGAGACCATCGACGACACCGGCGAGCACTGGAGCCCCGACGACCTGACGGAGTACTGGGTCAACGACCTCATCGACCTGGCTCGCGACACCCTCGCCGTCCGGACGCCGGGCAACGAGCTCGTCGCCTGGGCCACCGTGCTCGCCCTACCCACGTTCCGGGAGGCCTTCCGGATCAACCTGGAGGCGCGGGTCCACCCCGCCTGGCGCGGGCGCGGCATAGGCCGTGCCTTGCTGGGCTGGCAGCTGGAGCGTGGCCGGGAGATCCACGCCGACCGTCACCCGGGCTCGCCGGCGGTCCTGTCGGTGGCGGCATTCACGTCGATGACGTCACTCGAGGGACTCCTGCGCCGGGCCGGACTGGTGCAGGCGCGCTGGTACTTCATGATGGAGCGCCCGCTCACCGACCTGCCGGCCGTCCCGGCGGTCGAGGGCGCGGAACTGGGGCCCTTCAGCTGGGACCGGAACGACGAGGTCCGGCGCGCGCACAACGCGGCCTTCACCGAGCACCACGGGTCCGCCGAGCGCGACGAGACCACCTGGCGGACGCTCTTCACCGGCCAGCGCGCCTTCCGCCCCGAGCTGTCGGCACTCGCGGTGGCCGACGGCGCCGTCGTCGCCTACTGCCTGGCCTACGTCTTCGAGGCCGACACCGCGGCCAACGGCTACGAGGCGGTCGACCTCGGCCAGATCGGCGTCCTGCCGTCGGCGCGGGGACGCGGCCTCGCCAAGGCCACCATCGCCGCGGTGCTGCGGGCGGCCGCGGAGCGGGGCGTCCGCGACGCGACCCTCCAGGTGGACAGCGAGAACGTCTCCGGCGCGCTCGCGCTGTACGAGGGGCTCGGATTCACCCGCCGGCGGACGTCGACCGCATGGGAGCAGCCAGTGCCTCCGGCCGGGGCCGACCGCCCTCAGTAG
- a CDS encoding DMT family transporter, with amino-acid sequence MKGEALTHTQLALGFAVFGSATPISQIIGRSFPTFIGSLGRMLIAALLLAPLLIGQRQAFRGLSRRELASLGLITVFGMVGFTLFLLYGLSLTTGVAASVIMATTPAMTAVGAWLFFHEALTKLKVAALVLAFAGVAVVNGSQYGQGGIGNWTSIVFGGLLVFGAVCCQALYTLAGKPAGEQLSPVQITGVTSAAAAVLFVPLALFQVGGFDASQVETSGLVALLWWGAGTLALGTLFMYSGMQTASGLIASAFTGVMPVSALVLSYVLLGEPFRWIHVLGFAVVVASIVVVAYANERQPSS; translated from the coding sequence ATGAAGGGGGAGGCGCTCACCCACACGCAGCTCGCGCTCGGCTTCGCTGTCTTCGGCTCGGCCACGCCGATCAGCCAGATCATCGGCCGCAGCTTCCCGACGTTCATCGGATCGCTGGGGCGGATGCTGATCGCCGCGCTGCTGCTCGCACCGCTCCTGATCGGGCAACGACAGGCCTTCCGTGGTCTCTCCCGCCGGGAGCTCGCCTCGCTCGGCCTGATCACCGTCTTCGGGATGGTTGGCTTCACGCTGTTCCTGCTGTACGGGTTGAGCCTCACGACCGGGGTTGCGGCCAGCGTGATCATGGCGACGACTCCGGCGATGACGGCCGTGGGGGCGTGGCTGTTCTTCCACGAGGCGCTGACCAAGCTGAAGGTGGCCGCGCTCGTGCTCGCCTTCGCCGGTGTGGCGGTGGTCAACGGCAGTCAGTACGGCCAGGGCGGTATCGGCAACTGGACGTCGATCGTGTTCGGCGGGCTGCTGGTCTTCGGCGCGGTCTGCTGCCAGGCGCTCTACACGCTCGCGGGCAAGCCGGCCGGTGAGCAGCTGAGCCCGGTCCAGATCACCGGCGTGACCAGCGCGGCCGCCGCCGTCCTGTTCGTGCCCCTGGCGCTGTTCCAGGTCGGCGGCTTCGACGCCTCCCAGGTGGAGACGTCGGGGCTCGTCGCACTGCTGTGGTGGGGGGCGGGGACCCTCGCGCTCGGCACGCTGTTCATGTACTCCGGGATGCAGACGGCCTCCGGCCTCATCGCCTCGGCCTTCACCGGCGTCATGCCCGTCAGCGCCCTCGTGCTCTCCTACGTCCTGCTCGGCGAGCCGTTCCGGTGGATCCACGTCCTCGGCTTCGCCGTCGTCGTCGCCTCGATCGTCGTCGTGGCCTACGCCAATGAGCGACAGCCTTCCTCGTAG
- a CDS encoding amidohydrolase family protein yields MSIAEPADDGDVPRYWQELGLPGLVDVHVHFLPERVQAKVWEYFEAAGTHYGADWPVAYVLPEEDRLAVLDRLGVRAFPTLPYPHKPGMAAWLNEWSAGFAAARPQVLRSATFYPEPEAPAYVAAALDAGARVFKVHVQVGSFDPRDPLLDDVWARLEQTGTPIVIHCGSGPLAGEHTGPEPVTGLLERYPRLQLVIAHLGMPEYREFLDLAERYERVHLDTTMFATDFTERLMPFDPADRPRLSALRAKVLLGSDFPSIPYAYAHQLQALHRLELGEEWLRAVLWENGARLFALEA; encoded by the coding sequence ATGAGCATCGCCGAGCCCGCCGACGACGGCGACGTTCCGCGGTACTGGCAGGAGCTGGGGCTCCCGGGACTGGTCGACGTGCACGTGCACTTCCTGCCCGAGCGCGTGCAGGCGAAGGTCTGGGAGTACTTCGAGGCCGCCGGGACCCACTACGGCGCCGACTGGCCGGTGGCCTACGTCCTGCCGGAGGAGGACCGGCTCGCCGTCCTGGACCGGCTCGGGGTGCGCGCCTTCCCGACGTTGCCGTACCCGCACAAGCCGGGGATGGCGGCCTGGCTGAACGAGTGGTCGGCCGGGTTCGCGGCGGCCCGCCCGCAGGTGCTGCGGTCGGCGACCTTCTATCCCGAGCCGGAGGCGCCTGCCTATGTGGCCGCGGCACTCGATGCCGGTGCCCGGGTGTTCAAGGTGCACGTGCAGGTCGGCTCCTTCGATCCGCGCGACCCGCTGCTCGACGACGTCTGGGCGCGACTGGAGCAGACCGGAACACCGATCGTCATCCACTGTGGCTCCGGACCGCTCGCGGGCGAGCACACCGGGCCGGAGCCGGTCACCGGCCTCCTCGAGCGGTATCCGCGGCTCCAGCTGGTGATCGCCCACCTGGGCATGCCGGAGTACCGGGAGTTCCTCGACCTGGCCGAGCGGTACGAGCGGGTGCACCTGGACACCACGATGTTCGCCACCGACTTCACCGAGCGGCTGATGCCCTTCGACCCGGCCGACCGCCCGAGACTGTCGGCGCTGCGTGCCAAGGTGCTCCTCGGCAGCGACTTCCCCTCGATCCCGTACGCCTACGCGCACCAGCTCCAGGCCCTGCACCGGCTGGAGCTGGGGGAGGAGTGGCTGCGCGCCGTGCTCTGGGAGAACGGCGCCCGCCTGTTCGCGCTGGAGGCCTGA
- a CDS encoding alpha/beta fold hydrolase yields the protein MRHSSAPGATQPDTTAVQPTTTFREATIDDLPVVERRDDLAGIPTVVLEGGEGPPVVLLHGPGEFAALWGRVVPQLTETHRVVVPDLPGHGATGRPTDGPLDAERWLAWLRDLVARTCTRPPALVGHLAGGALALRHAIEGGPVERIVLVDSAGLAFSRPAPSFATPLAGFLAHPTERSRDRFLGRCMYDFDGMRTEMGSRWDPFAGYVLDGMRAPGTRSAVLSFVMALGMRPIRRRDLARIPVPVSMIWGRHDLQNRLRIAESAAARFGWPLEVIEDVRDDPCWERPEAAVAALRGALARPLRRHLPA from the coding sequence ATGCGCCACAGCAGCGCGCCCGGCGCCACGCAGCCGGACACCACCGCAGTCCAGCCCACCACCACATTCCGCGAGGCGACCATCGATGACCTGCCGGTCGTCGAACGCCGAGACGACCTGGCCGGGATCCCGACCGTCGTGCTGGAGGGCGGGGAGGGCCCGCCGGTCGTCCTGCTGCACGGCCCCGGGGAGTTCGCCGCGCTCTGGGGCCGCGTCGTCCCACAGCTCACCGAGACCCACCGCGTGGTGGTCCCCGACCTGCCCGGGCACGGCGCCACCGGCCGGCCCACCGACGGACCGCTCGACGCCGAGCGCTGGCTCGCCTGGCTGCGCGATCTCGTCGCGCGGACCTGCACCCGGCCCCCGGCGCTCGTCGGTCACCTGGCCGGCGGGGCACTCGCGCTGCGCCACGCCATCGAGGGGGGTCCGGTCGAGCGCATCGTGCTGGTGGACTCCGCCGGTCTGGCGTTCAGCCGGCCGGCGCCGTCCTTCGCGACCCCGCTCGCCGGATTCCTCGCCCACCCGACCGAGCGCAGCCGGGACCGCTTCCTCGGCCGCTGCATGTACGACTTCGACGGCATGCGCACCGAGATGGGCTCCCGCTGGGACCCGTTCGCGGGCTACGTGCTCGACGGCATGCGAGCGCCCGGCACCCGGTCGGCGGTGCTGTCGTTCGTGATGGCCCTCGGCATGCGCCCGATCCGCCGCCGCGACCTGGCCCGCATCCCGGTTCCGGTGTCGATGATCTGGGGGCGGCACGATCTCCAGAACCGGCTGCGGATCGCCGAGTCCGCCGCCGCCCGGTTCGGCTGGCCGCTCGAGGTCATCGAGGACGTGCGGGACGACCCCTGCTGGGAGCGGCCGGAGGCAGCCGTCGCGGCGCTGCGCGGCGCACTGGCCCGCCCCCTGCGCCGTCACCTGCCTGCCTGA
- the paaI gene encoding hydroxyphenylacetyl-CoA thioesterase PaaI produces MSDRTEQQIAEESVARFLSGDTTARALGLTVSSVAPGAVTAHMTIRPEMLNGHGSAHGAALFAVADIAFAMACNSHGHPAVGRSCSIEYLASAHAGDAVTATAVERAVVGRGGIYDVALTRDGDGQLLTEMRGHSRQVTGLSPRSAGSTPALHDHA; encoded by the coding sequence ATGTCCGACCGGACCGAGCAGCAGATCGCCGAGGAGTCGGTGGCCCGATTCCTGTCCGGTGACACCACGGCCCGTGCGCTCGGCCTCACCGTGAGCTCCGTGGCGCCCGGTGCCGTGACCGCGCACATGACCATCCGCCCCGAGATGCTCAACGGGCACGGCAGCGCGCATGGCGCGGCTCTGTTCGCGGTCGCCGACATCGCGTTCGCGATGGCCTGCAACTCGCACGGCCACCCCGCCGTCGGGCGCTCGTGCAGCATCGAGTACCTGGCTTCCGCTCATGCCGGCGACGCCGTCACCGCCACCGCCGTCGAACGGGCCGTCGTGGGCCGGGGCGGCATCTACGACGTGGCCCTCACCCGAGACGGGGACGGGCAACTGCTCACGGAGATGCGGGGGCACAGCCGTCAGGTCACCGGGCTGTCGCCGCGGTCCGCGGGCAGCACCCCGGCTTTGCATGATCATGCATAG